ccgcataTAAAGGGTCATgaagtattttttgttaagatgagttatattttaatgaacAAGTTATGTTTTAAAGCTTTTGGTAAATCCTTGATAGATATAGTGAGAGCTAAAAGTGAAGATAATGTTGAAAGACCATTTGGTGAGAAAGTTTTGGTGTTGGAAGTTGatttcaaacaaattttgtCGTTGTAAAAAAAGGATTAAGATTTGATATTGTGAGGATATCAATATACTACTATGATTTGTGACAACATTGCACAGttctaaaacataaaaaaaaatgagattaagaCTACAATTTCAAATCAAAGTGCAAGAACTATAAAAGAATTTACTGATTGAAATCTACAAATTGGAGATGGAGGTAttgatttgaatgaaaatggtgaaggcaatatttgtataacattggATCTTTTAATTCAAGAATCTGAAAcacctttacttttttttttagtaaactTTGTTTATCCTGGTCTATTAAGAATATCATGAATCGTTTGTGATGGGGCTATAACAATTGACTTTATTAAACAAGTAAATGACTTCATTCTATCTTTGATACATAGTGAAGAACAAACAAACTTATTTAAGTTCAAACACTCCTTACCAATATgatgaaaatcaaaaaattcatGGTGAGTATTTTACTTTAGAGTTTCTCAAAGATATTAAATGCTCAGGGATTCCCaatcataatattaaattgaaaactccatcatgcttttaaaaaacattaatcaaacaaataatttttgtaatgataCAAGATTTAGAGTTAATTATTTGGGAAGAAAGGTTATCTCTaccatagtaataataaataaaaatattaatagtaaaatattcAAACTAATAATAAACTTGACTCCTTATTCCAATATATCTTTCAAGTTTCAtaccaataaatttattttaataaactcatgcattttttttaataaactcgTGCGTTGTACGGGTAAAAATTCTAGTATTATAATTAGATGAGAGAATATAAAACATGCTCATCCCATCATTCAAGGTAAGTAAATAAAATCATCTTCACATCTATTAAAGAAAGATCAGataaatacttaaatatataacttttctaCTATGTTTGACAGATTccaaatgaaacaataaatggATCATATTCATGATCGATGAATTTTAATCCAAATTGCCGACGCAGttcaaatacaatataaatCAACATTTCTCACATCTTTGCCTCTAAGATGTTGCATCTTCAAATCTCAAATCTTCTCTTGTGTTTGTGTTGATAGTGTTGTTGAGGAAACTAGAAAACCATTGAACAGAAAGTTTTGGAATTCGTTCAAGAGTGTTTCTATTCACATAATAAAGCCCAAATCTCATGTCATACCCTCTTGCCCATTCAAAGTTGTCCATCAATGACCATATCATGTATCCTCTTACATCTGCACCTTTTCTATACATCACAAAATTACTGTTTCTCAGCAAACAAATCATCCAAAATAACCTTAAACATGGATGATGCAGATATGTTTATCCTCATTACTCACCTTATGGCTCTGAGCAGAGCTGCGAGATAGGCTTTATGATAATCTATTCGTTTGAAATCTTGTAATAGATAATCTATTGTCACATTCTGTTTGAGTGGTGAACAATATCCTGAAACAATTTTGAATTAACAATCCAAAGTTTGTTAATAAACTCATTCCTCAGAACCAGACTAAAACTCAGAAACACATTAGTCTTTGATTATCAGGTTTGAAACATTGTAAGAACAGAGATTAAAGCAAAATGGGATTTTGGAGATACCATTTTCTGTAATGTACATGGGTATATTATAGTATCTTATCTTAATGTAGTCAACAATTTTCTCCATGCCCGTTGGAACCACAAAGAATGGTGGCATTCCTGTCTgcttaaaacaaaagaaattgcATGAAAGATTATGTTCAATGTCTGTTCCTTGATCAAACATTTGAGTTCACAAcgtaaaacaatgaaaaaagttcaaaaaaggaaaacatagaTTAGGGAACCTGTTCACCAATTGGAATACCATCTCTGATTCCAGTTGTTTCTACAAAACCTGTTATTGGATGATCAGCTCCCTGAGAACAAGCTGAGAGGGAACAATCTTTGGCATAGAGAGAACCATAGTGATTGATGCCAATGAAGTCTATGCTGCCTTTTATGAGTCTATTATCCTCAGGAGAGAACACTGGCAACTGATTTCCAAGGATAGAGTGCATCTCATCTGGGTACTTACCAAAAACCAGGGGATCTAAGACCCTTCATATCAGCAAAAAgagcagaaaaagaaaatattttaagctAAAACCCTTTTGATTATGTTGCACGTATGAAATGGCACTTGTTAACAACTTACCAGCTTATGACAAAAGCCAAGGCCCTTTTCACAGCTTGTCTATCACATTCTTCATTTCTAAATGGTTCATACATGAAGGTGTGTGCAACAATGCCAATGGTTCCACCTTGCTTTGCCTGGTTTAACATGAGTTGTGTACTAATTAAACAAACTATACAATCATGGCCTTTAATCCTTCTTTCTCCTAAAAGGTGACAACAAATTGTACGTGAGAACTTTCTTTTTTACCTGAAAGTGTTTGCGGTATAATTCAACAGCCTTGGCATGTGACAGCAACCTATTGTGCATGACAATGAGAGGCTCAATATCAGAGTTACCAGCAGAACAATTTCCAAAGGGTGGAGAACAGTGACCAGGGGGATATGTTCCTTTCATATAAGCATTGATTGTAACCAGGCTTGGCTCATTGATGGTGGTCCAATATTTAACCCTGCCTCCAAAGCTCTTGAAACAGATTTCAGCAAAATGAACAAAATCTCTCCTACAACAAAGAAAGTATGCAGTTATAAAAGTATCACTATGATTATGTGGGGGATTCTGCATGGTGATTTCCAACCACAGCAACAAAGTCTTGTTCCTCATCCACTTAATGAAGTTGGTTAATTGAATCATGCGAGATATTTCATAGAAAAACTGATAAAATCTCAAACCCTTTAGCTTTATTATACATTACGCGTAAACAAAAGTGAGAGTTGTAAATTTACTGTATTAAGGGACTAAGCCAACCACCGTATCTTTCTTCCAGTTCTTGTGGCAGGTCATGATGATTTATTGTCACAAAAGGCTCAATCCCTGTACCAAGTACATGTTTATATTTAGGTACAGCTTAATGGATTTAGAGTAGCAGTAATACTAtcttataaaatagtttatttaaataaattgtacgAAGCATCTTTTAAgaaatagaatttaaatttaactcaatcttataaaaatagtaTGTAAT
This region of Vigna unguiculata cultivar IT97K-499-35 chromosome 5, ASM411807v1, whole genome shotgun sequence genomic DNA includes:
- the LOC114186319 gene encoding beta-glucosidase 18-like isoform X1 produces the protein MKTLERQIRVVMILLCCVHFHVQSCDEVEDGISRSHFPEGFLFGTSTSSYQIEGAPFEDRKGLSNWDVFTHIPGKIKNNENGDIADDHYHRYLEDIELMSSLGVDVYRFSISWTRILPRGIYGDINPSGIMFYNKIIDNLLLKGIEPFVTINHHDLPQELEERYGGWLSPLIQRDFVHFAEICFKSFGGRVKYWTTINEPSLVTINAYMKGTYPPGHCSPPFGNCSAGNSDIEPLIVMHNRLLSHAKAVELYRKHFQAKQGGTIGIVAHTFMYEPFRNEECDRQAVKRALAFVISWVLDPLVFGKYPDEMHSILGNQLPVFSPEDNRLIKGSIDFIGINHYGSLYAKDCSLSACSQGADHPITGFVETTGIRDGIPIGEQTGMPPFFVVPTGMEKIVDYIKIRYYNIPMYITENGYCSPLKQNVTIDYLLQDFKRIDYHKAYLAALLRAIRKGADVRGYMIWSLMDNFEWARGYDMRFGLYYVNRNTLERIPKLSVQWFSSFLNNTINTNTREDLRFEDATS
- the LOC114186319 gene encoding beta-glucosidase 18-like isoform X3, whose product is MFLPIYQEDIELMSSLGVDVYRFSISWTRILPRGIYGDINPSGIMFYNKIIDNLLLKGIEPFVTINHHDLPQELEERYGGWLSPLIQRDFVHFAEICFKSFGGRVKYWTTINEPSLVTINAYMKGTYPPGHCSPPFGNCSAGNSDIEPLIVMHNRLLSHAKAVELYRKHFQAKQGGTIGIVAHTFMYEPFRNEECDRQAVKRALAFVISWVLDPLVFGKYPDEMHSILGNQLPVFSPEDNRLIKGSIDFIGINHYGSLYAKDCSLSACSQGADHPITGFVETTGIRDGIPIGEQTGMPPFFVVPTGMEKIVDYIKIRYYNIPMYITENGYCSPLKQNVTIDYLLQDFKRIDYHKAYLAALLRAIRKGADVRGYMIWSLMDNFEWARGYDMRFGLYYVNRNTLERIPKLSVQWFSSFLNNTINTNTREDLRFEDATS
- the LOC114186319 gene encoding beta-glucosidase 18-like isoform X2, which translates into the protein MKTLERQIRVVMILLCCVHFHVQSCDEVEDGISRSHFPEGFLFGTSTSSYQIEGAPFEDRKGLSNWDVFTHIPGKIKNNENGDIADDHYHRYLEDIELMSSLGVDVYRFSISWTRILPRGIYGDINPSGIMFYNKIIDNLLLKGIEPFVTINHHDLPQELEERYGGWLSPLIQRDFVHFAEICFKSFGGRVKYWTTINEPSLVTINAYMKGTYPPGHCSPPFGNCSAGNSDIEPLIVMHNRLLSHAKAVELYRKHFQAKQGGTIGIVAHTFMYEPFRNEECDRQAVKRALAFVISWVLDPLVFGKYPDEMHSILGNQLPVFSPEDNRLIKGSIDFIGINHYGSLYAKDCSLSACSQGADHPITGFVETTGIRDGIPIGEQTGMPPFFVVPTGMEKIVDYIKIRYYNIPMYITENGYCSPLKQNVTIDYLLQDFKRIDYHKAYLAALLRAIRKGADVRGYMIWSLMDNFEWARGFLNNTINTNTREDLRFEDATS